The DNA region GGCATCCCCTTCCCCTGCGACGGATAATTTCACCGTTTTAGCCGGGGTATCCGTTTCAGTCTCTCCCCCTTTCCGTTTCTGAGCCGCCGATGACGCATGCGTTGTATCGGTACGCAGACTCTGCTTTTCCATCATCAACGACAGCATGCCCTCTTTTTTGGCGAGATCGGACACGTCCTGGACATTTCTTTTCTCTTCCTGAACGACAACACTTTTTGTTTCGGTCTGAACGTCCTGCACGCGTGCATAACGTTCTGACGCACCAGCACCAATAGTAATATCAGACATAATTGATAAAGCTCCTTTATAGTATTGCGGGTAAAAGTCGTCCCGCCGTTTTATCCGGCAACGGCACTCATCTGTTTAGTGATATATTTACCAGCCTGCGCCTGATTTTCTGCCACCGTGGAAATATTGCGCACAATCTCACTGACCGATTCCATTCGATGGGTAAAGCTGTCGATGGCGCGACTCATCATTTCATTAAGCAAATCCTGAAGGGCCGCGTCATTCATCATGTCAGCTCTGATTTTCGACGCTTCCAGCTGCATACTGGCCGCAACAATTCCGGTCGCCGCCTGGGCTGAGGTATTGATGACACTCAGACCGAGAACAGCCTTCTGGCTGTAATTTGAAACTTTGGCCATTTGCAGTTCGTTTGCACCCAATGAACGGCCAAACCCTTGACTCAACCGCTTCATGACCTGGCCGACAGCACTGTCCATCAATTTTTGCAGGGTCGTTTTCGTGGCTTTTTTAGCCACTTCTTTCCCTGTATCTTTCGCCACTTCCTTCACCACAGTGCGCACCACGTTTTTGGTGATGTCCTTTACAACCTCTTTTTCTAATTCAACAGCGACATTTTTGCCCATGGTCTTACTGGCTTCTTCTGCCACGTTGACCCCAATCTTTTTCATTACCGTGCCAAACACTTTGCTCATCACGCTACCCGCCACCATGACACCGGCGACCAGTATTGCCGCCGCCGCAATCGCGCCGAGGATTTGACCCACCATATCTGCCGTTTCTTTATCGAAGCCGAGGGTCTGAAGAATGGCTGAGTAATATTTACCCATGATCTCCATCAGCGGTTTCACGATCGCATCCATCAGCGGCTGCATCGCGTCGGCCATAAACGAACGGCCGGTTACGGCCTGGCATATCTCATCACCAACTGCCAGGGCCAGCCCGACGGCCGCCAGTGCCAGAGATGCGCCACCGGTGAAGGCCGCAGCGGCAAAGCTGACCGCCGTAATAACCCAGCCCAGCACCTTGCCGACGCAGCCCATCGTCTTCTGCATTTCTTCCGCTTTACGGACCTGTTCTTCGTACTCTTTGGCCTTTTTCTCTGCGTCTTTGGCCGCTGCTTCCGCCAATTTTTGCTTCAGCTCTGCCGACGCCTGAAGATCATCGCTGGAGCTTTTATCAATCAGCTGCGCCATCAGGGCCATAAGGAACGTCAGGGTTTTAGACTCTGCATCCGCCTCCTTACGCTGATGTTCAATGATGTTTTGCTGCTGCGGGTTGAATGAATCAATCATGATCTGCGACCGGGTCTGCGTCGCCTGTAATGCCAGTCGTGAGCTTTGCTCTGCCGCTATTGCAGGATTCAGCGTCTTAGTCGCAAAGTTGTTATAAGCGGTCGTGGCCTGGGTGAGGTTAGCCTGCGCAGCGTTCACCGCCGTTCTGGCAGCATCGATCCTGCCCTGTAATGCTGCCGACACCGGGGTCTGTTTCGCGGCCTCAGCCTCAAGTGCCGCCAGTTTTTGTTGTGCGTCATCAAGCGCAGACTGCGCCTTTCCGGCATCCTGTGAAAGTGCGTCAGCCTGCTTTTGCAACGCCTTCAGGGCGTCCGCATCGCTTGCCCACTGCGTTCCCTGCTGCTCTAACCGGGCGGCCATTTCAGAATAGGCATTTGCAGCGCCATCCATCATGACGTTGATACCCTGCAACTGACCAAGCAGAGTATTCATCGACGTTTCGTTCGTAAGCTGCATCACTTTCCCGAGCAATGCCGTTGCCCAGGCCGAAGCCGAGATCTTCGCTTCGCTGCCGCTGTCTGCCGCAGCAGGATCACGGCTCACCGGAGACGTAAGCTGCGGTATCTCCTGGTTGTTTAAGTTCGTCTCCGGGGTATTCCCGTTGACCGTATTAATCGTCGACTTCAGCAGCCTGAGCAGCTGGTCGGGCTGCAGGGTGCGCAGCGCGCCCTTGACCGAATTCAGCTGTGGATGATCTTTTAATTCTGCTTTGCCGAGCCGTTTTGCCTGTGCGGTCTGTTTTTTTAACTCAACGTCTCCCGCATTCATTCCCGCCTGATGTTTGTCTGCCGTCTCCTGGGTGGCTTGTTCCGGAATGACGGGTTGCGTCACCTGCCTGATTATCTCCATATTTATTCCTCATTAGGTTTCTCCTCTTCAGGAGGATCGGACTTGTCATGATTTATTTTATTCAGCGCAGAAATGTAAGCTTTCGCCTTTTCACTTAATACCGCGTCTTTACACCTGCCAATAACAATATCGAAGCATTTTCGGGCCTGCACACCCTGTCGCAGCATCAGGTTACATTGACCCGCATAAAACATTGGCCGGTAGTCTTCTTTCGATAATGAATAAGCCAGGGCATAAAACTCGATAGCTTTGGCATAGTTCTTTTTAAGCTGATAGACCGCCGCAAGACCCATTGCATATTCAGGATTATAGAAATCATAAATACAGAGAAAGCGGAACAGCGACTCAGCATCGTCCAGCTTGCCATGATGATAAAAATCATACGCCAGCTTATAAACGTCCTGCATCGTGTCCTCAGGTACGGCATAAACGTCTTTAAGCGTCGCCCCGTTCTGAATAGCATCCAGCAGGCTGTCAGCATAAGCATCAAGTTGCTCATCACTTTCAAAATCTTCTTCGTCGTTGAGTAAATCCAGCATATTCTTATCAGCCATTGCAGCCTCTTTCCTTGTTAATTGTTAACATCCTGAATCAGCCAATTAAGCAAAAGGCGAGCAGTGAAGAAGATAAAATCATCTTACTTTTACGCCCCGCTATTTAATACAAAAAAACCGCACAGCTGTCCGCTACAAGTGGTCTGCTGGCGGTTGCTGTGTTTCCGGCAATACCGACCCGGCCTCCTCGTCGGCGATCGCCATCTGCGTCATGCCCGCGGCTTCGACCTGGCGTAACCAGATAAGAATGTCCATCACGTCCATCAGCACCTCATCATTCAGCGAAATGAAACTGTACTGGCTATAGGTGCCATATAGCCTGCGGGTCAGCGGAATATTGCGTACGACCGGCACGCCGATTTTTTCCGCATAAGCAATCGCCGCTTTGGCTTTCATATTGGTACAGCGCAGCGCAATAAACGGCAGGGATGCCACTTCCGGGTTAAAATAGATCGCCATCGCGATGTGCGTTGGGTTTGCCATCACCACCTCGGAATTTCTGACCGCCGCCATTTCCTCGCCGGAAAGTATCTCCTGGTGCACGCGCCGCCTGGCACTTTTAATCTGCGGATTGCCGTCGCTCTCTTTACGTTCCTGTTTGACCTCATGTTTATCCATTTTCAGATCTTTGAAATGGAGAAAATATTCCACGATGAAATCTGCAATCAGTACAAAAACGGACCAGCCGACAAATACCAGCACGGCCTTTAGCGTCAGCGACACCCAACAGGCAATAAGCCCGGCGATATCGGTCCGATAAAGCGTTAATATCTGGCGAAGGTCGTTGTGAATCAGGCTATAGCAGGTCGCCGCAAACACAATGAGATAGCAAACTGATTTCACCAGCTCTTTTACCGTGCGCATGCTGAAGATCTTTTTTACCCCTTCCACAGGGTTCAGCGCCTTGAAATTCAGCTTTATGGCTTCCGTTGCAATAGAAAAACCCGTCTGCAGTAAAGTTGCGCCCATCCCCATTAATGCACAAAGCGTAATAAATGGCAGGCTCAGCAGAAAGAAAATGCGCATTAAGCCCATGAGATAATCATTTATTCCAACCTGAGTGCTGTACAGCAGGGTCATGGCGTAAAAATGGGTAAAGTCACTGAAACTCATGCCATAGGCCAGATAAAAGCATCCGGTCAGCAGGATCACCGTGGTGATAAGATCTTTGCTTTTAAACGTCTGACCTTTTTTGGAGGAGTCCCTGCGCTTTTTACTGGTAGGCTGCTCTGTTTTTTCTGCCATAAACGATCTCCTCAGGGAAGAAACTGCTGAAAAGCGGAAAGCGAGAACATATGCAGCGGCTTCTCAGACAGCGAGTGAAAGCCGTAGAAAAGCAAAACGGCAAAGGCAATAAAGCTTTTGATGGTCAGAGAGAGTGAAAAAGGATTGAGCTGCGGGCAGTAACGCGCGAACACGCCGAGCAACATTTCGGCGATCATCATCACCAGCATCACCGGCGCCGCAAGGAGAATGCTGTTTTGCATCAAGACCACCAGCAGATCGCCGGCCTGTTCCCAGTGAATGCCCTCTAAAGAACTTCCTCGTGGAAGCATGCGATAGCTCTGCACCATCACGTCCAGCAGCAGCCGCATGCCTCCGCTGGCAAAAAAAATCGCGCCGAAGGCAAAGTTCAGAAAGCCTGACAGTATCGAGCTTTGTACGCCGTTAACCGGATCGATACTGTCACTGATGGTCGCACCGCGTTGGTTATCAAGAATTTCACCCAAGCCAATGACGATCCAGAAAGGCATGCAGAGCGTAAAGGCCAGAATTAATCCGATAATGCACTCCTTAATAAGGATAATCAGCCAGCCCTGCTCCGGATCGGTTAGCGCGTCAAAACAGGGCCAGAGACCGACGATTGTCAGAGAAATAAGCGTGTTTTTAATAATCAGATTTGACAGAACCCGCTCGCCCAGTACCGGCAACATATAAAAGACGATCGCCAGCCGCGCGTAGACCATGACAAAAGTCAGCACGCTGTGCTGAAAATTAAGATAGAGGGCCACAAACAGCATATATTTTCCGTTTTAACGAAACGCCATATAAAAAGCCTGAGTGGCGAAATTCATCATTTCGGCTGAAAACCACTCCATCAGCATAAAAATGCTGGCAAATACCGCCAGCATTTTCAGCCCAAAGGGCAGCGTTTGTTCCTGAATCTGCATGATAGTCTGAAACAGGCCAACAATAATGCCTACGGTGGTCGCAAAGGCGATAGGCACCGCCGTGAGCTTCAGCACAACAAGCAGCGCGGAATTGCCAATAAATAATACCTGACTCATGATGTCATCAGATCGGCGTACTGGGCGATCAGTCCTTTAGTTAATAAACTCCAGCCGTTCATTGAGACGAACAGAATGAGCTTAACAGGGATTGAGATAGTCACCGGGCTCATCATCATCATTCCCAAGGCCAGCAGGATGCTGGAAACGACCATATCGATGACCACGAACGGGACGTAAAGATAGAACGCAATTTTAAATGCGCTCTGTATTTCGCTAAGCGCATAGGCCGGCATCAGAGTCATCAGCGGCAGGGCCGTTAACTCATGGTCCTCCACTTCAGGCGCCGGCTCACCGCTTTTTTGCTGCTGGACTTTATAAAAAAAGCGGATTAATTCATGGTCGGAATAATTCACCAGATAAGCCCGGTAACTGCCTAATCCCTGATCCATAAGTTGTGTGACAGAGCGGCTGTCATTGAAGTCGATATGGTTGGCTTCGATATAGCCAGAAATTTTCTGACACACCGGCATCATGACAAAAGCGCTGAGAATAAGCGCGACGCCGTTTAAGGTTAAGGTTGAAGGGACCTGTTGTATCCCCAGAGCATTGCGCACCATCACCAGTACGATAGAGAACTTAATAAAGCAGGTTCCCCCGGCAATAATAAAAGGCAGTAAGGTGAAAAACGACAGCAGTGCAATTAACGAAATATCATTACTCAGCATCAGGCTGCACCCTGTTACCTGGCAGAGTCGGGTTCACGTGATGAACCTCAACCGCCAGAGAGCCGTTTTCCAGCGCCACCAGCTCACCGCGGGCAAAGAGCTTTTTATTTAGGTAAATTTTAATACTCTTTTCCGCTTCCGGGGAGAGCGCCAGTGAGGTGCCTGGTGCTATAACCTCTAATTCCGCCAGGGTCACCGTCTGGCCCGCCAGCACGAATTCAATCGTGACGGGCAGGCTGCTCCAGTCGTGCAAAACCTCATCTTCATAATATTCCTGGTCATGCCCTTCCAGCTGTTCTTCCACAATAACCTCCTTATTCGGGTAATAACGCAGTTTAAAAAATCGGCGATCGCCTATTGCCAGATGGGGCAGATTCTCTTTTATCAGCAGCAAATCCCCCGCTGCCACGTCTGCCAGCTGAGCAAGTGAGAGCGCGGTGTATCCCAGCACGTAGTTGAGCTGGAATGGCACATCAATAGCGGTGATGGCCGGCACGGGTAATGCGCGCTCTTCACTCTGTGGCCAGTCAAGACAAAGCAGCGGGCAAGGCTCTGCGGGGATCGCAAGCGCCTTTGCCGGCAGGGTGTCTGCGGGTAGCGTAATCTGTGCGGCATCCCACACCTGCTCCCCGATCAAAAAACTCAGTCCGAGATGGTTTAACCAGCGCGCCAGATAGCTGAGAGGCACCTCCGACCAGGGGATGCCGGGCAGATGGATCTCCATGTAGCCGAGCCAGGCGTCCACGCTAAGCCAGGCCTGCGCCCGGCTGCCCTGCTTATCCTCAAGCTGCACCTGCAGATAGCGCTCCTGCCCGCTAAACCCCACGATGTCGCTGCCAGGATGATGGTTACGCAGCAGTTCAAGCGTCAGCTGGCGGCCGTCAGGCTTGCGTAAATGACCTCTCAGGCTCATTCCTGATCCTCATCCTGCTGTTGCTGCTGCCGCTGCTGCTGCTGTTCATCCCGCTCCTGCTGGGGGCGCAGAAGATCCGGGCTGAGACCCGTCAGCTGGCCCATATTGCGGAGCAGCACATCCGCTGCACGAACATCGGAAGGCAGCAACGTGACATTGCCGTCACGGCGCGCGTCGGCTGGTACAGACACTCTGACCGAATGGTCGCCTGTCCAGCGTTGAAACTGGTAGTTCACCTCGAGTGTCTGGCCATCGTTTCCGCTTTTTACCCCGCTTCCCAGCCCGGCCTGCGTCTTTAGCTGCGCAAGCGTTACGGGGCTATTTCTGCTGTGGGCCACGGTTTCGCCCGGCTTTGCTACCAGACTCTCCGGCTGCTTCGCCTCCTGCCAGAGCGGTCTTGCTTCACCACTTTCTTCTCTGTTCCGTAACGGCTTTTTCTGACCGTCCGCTTCCGCCACAGGGGCCGATGACGTGACGATGAGCGGGTTTGCCCGGGCGGCAACATGAGGGTGCTGAGGCGTAGCGAAGGGATGAAGTTTTGTCGCCACCTTTGCAGGCACCTCTGCGGACACGTCTGTGGATACGTCGGTTGTCACCTGTGTGGCTACAGGTGTGGTGGATTGCGCCCCGGACGTTGATGCGCCTGCCGAAGCCCTGGTGACTGACGGGCCATTGACCTCGCCTTTCCGGACGCTGACCGCGCTGCTGCCTCTGTCCGTGCTGGCCATCTGACCAGCAACCGCCTGCGCCACCTGCCGGCGCAGGCCATCGCCCTGCTTTGTCTGCCGGAGTTCTGCGGCAAGGCCCGGAGAGTCGCTCGCGGCTTGTTTCACCGCCAGCTTTTCGGTTTTCTGCAGACCGCCCCCCCGTGCAGAGGGCGTCGTTAACTGAACCAGCATTTCCGGCGGGAGCATGGCGACCAGCGCAGGCATCTCACTGCTCTTATCCTGTTTTTTCTTTTTCGCTATCTGTTTCAGCAGCGTGTGGTCATCCGGCGTTGACGCCCCTTTCATCGCAACGCTCATACTGACTTCAGAAATTTTTTCTACCATAACCCGCAATCTCCTGAATTTCGCTTTCTGCATCATTGTCACAGCGGCGTAAATATTCGCGGCGCAGTGGCCGCAAATAATAAGAAAGTTTGTAGTGCTTTTTATCCAGCATGCTCATTGCGGCGCGATGCTGCTCAAGGGTGTTCTCCAGACTATATTTTTCGTTTTCCAGTTGATTTATTTTATGAAGAACCAGTTGCAGGTGAGTCAATAACGCGCCCTGCTGCCTTATTCCCTTATAAATATCTGCACGGCTGTGTAACCCGGAGGGGGTTAACATTTTTATCTGCTGGTTAATATCAGCGCACTCCTGCTGATATTCAGCCATTTTCAGCCTTATTTTCGCTAAGCGGTTTTCCGTTTTTACGATATCGCCCTGCAGGATCTGCTGTTTGCGCTCGAGCAGGGAAACAAACTCGCGCCCTTTACGCCACGCTTCCATATAAGCTCTCCAGGCAGGCCTGCATGTCGGTTTTTTCTTCCATGCCTTGCTGGAGAAACGCTTCCATCTGATTTTTGCGATCAAACGCCGCATCGTTCTCCGGATTCTCGCCGCGCCGATATTCGCCGAGATCCAGATAGAGCTGCATCTCTTTCTGACGGACAAGATATTCGCGAAAACGTTTTGCCAGCTGACGGTGTTCCGGATCGGTTACCTGCAAAAATACGCGGCTGATGCTCTGCATAATATCGATCGCCGGATAGTGTCCCTTCGCGGCCAGCTTTTTGCTGAGATAAATATGGCCATCAAGAATCGAGCGAACCTCATCGCCAATGACATCCGACTCCTCCTCATTTTCAATCAGCACCGTGTAGAAGGCCGTGATGGAGCCGGTTAAAAAGCGTCCGGGCCGCTCCAGTAATTTTGGCAAAGCTTCAAATACGGATGCCGGGTAGCCTCTTCGGGCGGGCAGTTCTCCCATGCTGAGCGCCACATCACGCAGCGCGCGCGCATAGCGGGTTATCGAGTCGATAAACAGAAGTACGTTCTGACCTTGCCCGCTGAAGAACTCGGCTATCGTCGTGGCAATCTGCGCCGCGTTACAGCGCTCAACGCAGGAACGGTCTGAGGTTGCGTAAACCAGCACGATCTGAGAACAGCGCGACGAACGCTTCAGCTCTTCCACAAACTCGGTGACTTCACGTCCACGCTCCCCAATAAGCCCGATGACGTAGATGTCCGCTGCGGAGTGTTCAACGATCATGCTCATTAAAGACGTTTTACCACAGCCCGCCGCCGCAAAAATGCCCATACGCTGACCCTGCCCGCAGGTCAGCAGGCCATCAATGGCCCTGACACCGGTGGCCAGAGATTCAGTGATAGGCTTACGCTGAGTAAAATCTTTCGGCGCCCCGCAGGCGTCCAGACTTTGCGCACCGGGTAAAGTCTGCTGCACGCCGTTGTCCAGGCGCCCGCGAACCGTACCCGTTGCGTCAATGATTGCCCCGGCGATATTTTTATGCACATCGATACGAAAAGGCTTGCCGGTAGGCAGCAGGACATTGCTGCGTGAAAAGCCCTGATTATCGTTAAGCAGGCTCAGTAACGTATGTTCCTTATTGAACCCAATCACCTGGGCCGTCCCCAGCACTTCAGGTTCAAGTAAGGATTTCTGGATCTCGCATATCTCACCGATACGCGTTCCCGGCAAATGCGCTTCAATCACATTTCCCTGAATACGTAGCGGGTGTGCCAGATGAACCAGGCATTGGGCGACCATGGTATAAACCTCAGTAATTAAACCAGTACGGCGCGATATTCCTGCAAAATACTCAGGTAGTAATCCAGCATCGATAAAAAATCATCCGACGCGTGCAGATGTTTATCTTTTACCTGAGCGCGCAGTTCAATATTTCCGTCGACGGGATATAAACAGGGCTGCCCGGTGTAAAAATACTCTTCGTTATGATTCATCATCAGCGGTAATAAACTCGCGCTGCAATAGCTCAGCGAGGCCGGAGTCTGCTCAACAATTTTTGCCCACACCCAGACTTCATCATCTTCACTTCTGACGTGAATGGTTGGAATATCATCTTTCATATTCAGAGAGATGGTGGAGTGGTTGCTCAGATCGCTATCCAGAATCTCAGCCATTCCGGCCTCATTCAGCACGCCGGATAACAGTGCAACAACGTCATATTTCATTTATTACCTCGATTAATTTTCTAACGAACCAATGACATCAACATCCACGCCGGATGCAACATCGCCATAAGACAGCACTTCCATCTCCGGATAGCTTCCTTCTATGATCTTTTTCACAAAGCGCCGAATATCCAGCGACACCATCAAAATAATATCGCGAGCGTTAGCGCCGTTGCTGATAATGCACTGTTCGAGGCTTCTGATAATGCTTTCTGTTTCCGGCGGCGGCAGATTGATAAAGGTTCCGCCAGAGGTCTGGCGAATGCCACCACGAACCAGGTTTTCCATATCGTGCGACATCACCAGGGTGCGAATCTGCCCGTTGGCCGCAAAGCGATTTGAGATGTAACGTGATAACACGCTGCGAACGTGCTCCACCAGCATAATAGGGTCCTTTTCTTTGGGTGCCCACTGGACTAAGGCCTCAAGAATCAGACGCATATTGCGGATAGAAATACGCTCCTGTAACAGCCGCTGGAAAACCTCAGTAATCCGCTGCACAGTATTATTCCGGTAACACTCTTTAAGTAGCTCGGGATATTTTTTCTCCAGATCGTCAAGTAACGTTTTGGCCTCCTGAATGCCGAAGAACTCAGAAATATTGTGCACCAGCAACGTCGAGACGCAGGCGTAGAATTCATCGATCGCCGCTCTTGAATAAAAGCCAAGTTGTAAGGCGGTTTCACTTCGTTCCTCCGGGATCCAGTAAGCGATACCCTGCGCTGTTTCCACCGCCTGCACGGCCGGGTCAATAACCTGCAGCTCGTCGCCACGCATCAGCACTTTGCACATGCCTGGTAAAATGTCATAGGTGGCAACGTGAATTTCATTAATCGCAACCGTGAGCTTGCCGCGTGACATTTGCGGGTCGTAGTTCATCACGACTTCCGGCAGACGCACGCCGTACTCAATAAAAAAGTTACGCTTGAGCAAAGAGCATAAATTATTCTCCTGGAAGTAGGCCTCGTAGCCTTTCCAGGCAGTAATGATGAGCGGGATCGTTTCCGGGATATACTCCCCGTCGATCATCACCGGTTTGCTTTTCAGCACCGGTTCTTCATCCTCTTCTGCCGCGTGAACTGTCGGCTTGTTCCCTTTTTTCGCCGCCAGTTTATCCCTGATGAATATGCCGAACAGTAAAGCGGCCAGCAGGACAAATACCGGTAACGGAAAGCCCGGCAACAGCCCCAGAGCAATAGCCAGCACGGCCGTGACAAGCAGGATGAATTTATTGTGAAACATATCCTGCAGGATTTTCGCACCGAGGTTGGTATTCTCACTGTTATTGACGCGGGTGACGATCAGGCCGCCGCTGATAGAGATTAACAGTGCCGGAATTTGTGCAACCAGCGCATCGCCGATGGTCAGTAACGTAAATACAGACATCGCATGGGATAAATCCATGCCGTGCTGTAATGTGCCCACCGCGATCCCACCCAGTAAGTTCACGAAGATAATAATGATCCCCGCGATGGCATCGCCCTTGATAAACTTCATCGCACCATCAAGCGCGCCATATAACTGGCTTTCCGCTTCCAGATCGCTGCGGCGTCGCTTGACTTCTTTTTCGTCGATAACCCCTGCCTTGAGGTCAGCATCGATACTCATCTGTTTGCCCGGCATAGCATCTAATGAGAATCTGGCGGCCACTTCCGCAATGCGCTCCGACCCTTTGGTGATGACGATAAACTGCACGATCGTCACGATAAAGAAGATGACAAAGCCCACCACCAGATTATCCGCGATGACGAACTCTCCGAAGCTGGCAATAATCTCCCCGGCATCGGCATCGGCCAGCACCAGACGGCTGGTACTGATTGAGATCGCCAGCCGGAATATCGTACTAATGAGCAGAATGGAGGGAAACGTCGAAAAATCCAGAATTCTGGTAATATAAAACGATCCCAAAAAAATCAGCAGCGCCATTGTCAGGTTGAGTCCAATCAGGAAATCAACCAGGTAGGTCGGCAGTGGGATAATCAGCATGACCACGACCATAACCATTATCGTTAAGATAATCAGCTCTGGCCGGTTACGCAGTTCAAGTATAAATCGTCTAAGCATAAGTAGTTGCACATCAATCCAGGGCAGACAAATGCGATTGCCTGCGATTATTTATAATATTCATTCCAGATGCCGGTATTTTTCTCTTTTTCGAGCATGTCCCGTAGTAAAGCAGCCAGATGATTGACAATGACGTCCCGATAAAGCGTATCGACGAAAATAAAGTCAGGCGTCACGTTATAAACGTTGCGCAATTCCTGAATGACCATCGACCGCTGTTTAAGCAGGAGTAATGACATAAAGTTTTTACTGAACGCGTTCAGGGTGACTTTAAACTGGTCAGCGTCCACTAAACCCGCCATATAAAGCCCGACAATATCCCCCTCGCCCAGCATCTGCTGATGATTTCTCATCTGTTCCCGGAACGGGAATTTTGCAAAACTTTCGTTCAGCAACTGGTCAAGCGTGTTGAGCAGGCGTGCATCTGACAGTTTTGCGCTGAGCGGGCCGAATTCAGAAGTGTGAATACCGGGTTCATTGGCTTTCATATCAGCAACCAGCGCCGACAGCGTGAAGACCAGCAAACGCGTTCTGTTCTGATAACCGTAAACATCAATCCAGTCTTTATAGATAAAGCCTGCGGGCATCTCGAGTTCAAGAAAATTAAGATAGCTATTGCGCAGATCCTTCGCCGACAACGGTCTGTCACCACTACCGTCGCTGAACCGTTTTGCCAGGCGACCGACGTTCATTCCTGACTGCATTTTTTTAGTGTCGGCAAACTTTTCTAAATCGGCGATCGCCTCTTTAATTTTCTTCTTCTGAAGTTCAGAGAGCTGGCGGCTCAACAGCATTTCACGCAGTGCGAGC from Pantoea deleyi includes:
- the sctE gene encoding type III secretion system translocon subunit SctE gives rise to the protein MEIIRQVTQPVIPEQATQETADKHQAGMNAGDVELKKQTAQAKRLGKAELKDHPQLNSVKGALRTLQPDQLLRLLKSTINTVNGNTPETNLNNQEIPQLTSPVSRDPAAADSGSEAKISASAWATALLGKVMQLTNETSMNTLLGQLQGINVMMDGAANAYSEMAARLEQQGTQWASDADALKALQKQADALSQDAGKAQSALDDAQQKLAALEAEAAKQTPVSAALQGRIDAARTAVNAAQANLTQATTAYNNFATKTLNPAIAAEQSSRLALQATQTRSQIMIDSFNPQQQNIIEHQRKEADAESKTLTFLMALMAQLIDKSSSDDLQASAELKQKLAEAAAKDAEKKAKEYEEQVRKAEEMQKTMGCVGKVLGWVITAVSFAAAAFTGGASLALAAVGLALAVGDEICQAVTGRSFMADAMQPLMDAIVKPLMEIMGKYYSAILQTLGFDKETADMVGQILGAIAAAAILVAGVMVAGSVMSKVFGTVMKKIGVNVAEEASKTMGKNVAVELEKEVVKDITKNVVRTVVKEVAKDTGKEVAKKATKTTLQKLMDSAVGQVMKRLSQGFGRSLGANELQMAKVSNYSQKAVLGLSVINTSAQAATGIVAASMQLEASKIRADMMNDAALQDLLNEMMSRAIDSFTHRMESVSEIVRNISTVAENQAQAGKYITKQMSAVAG
- the sicA gene encoding type III secretion system translocator chaperone SicA → MADKNMLDLLNDEEDFESDEQLDAYADSLLDAIQNGATLKDVYAVPEDTMQDVYKLAYDFYHHGKLDDAESLFRFLCIYDFYNPEYAMGLAAVYQLKKNYAKAIEFYALAYSLSKEDYRPMFYAGQCNLMLRQGVQARKCFDIVIGRCKDAVLSEKAKAYISALNKINHDKSDPPEEEKPNEE
- a CDS encoding EscU/YscU/HrcU family type III secretion system export apparatus switch protein, producing MAEKTEQPTSKKRRDSSKKGQTFKSKDLITTVILLTGCFYLAYGMSFSDFTHFYAMTLLYSTQVGINDYLMGLMRIFFLLSLPFITLCALMGMGATLLQTGFSIATEAIKLNFKALNPVEGVKKIFSMRTVKELVKSVCYLIVFAATCYSLIHNDLRQILTLYRTDIAGLIACWVSLTLKAVLVFVGWSVFVLIADFIVEYFLHFKDLKMDKHEVKQERKESDGNPQIKSARRRVHQEILSGEEMAAVRNSEVVMANPTHIAMAIYFNPEVASLPFIALRCTNMKAKAAIAYAEKIGVPVVRNIPLTRRLYGTYSQYSFISLNDEVLMDVMDILIWLRQVEAAGMTQMAIADEEAGSVLPETQQPPADHL
- the sctT gene encoding type III secretion system export apparatus subunit SctT — encoded protein: MLFVALYLNFQHSVLTFVMVYARLAIVFYMLPVLGERVLSNLIIKNTLISLTIVGLWPCFDALTDPEQGWLIILIKECIIGLILAFTLCMPFWIVIGLGEILDNQRGATISDSIDPVNGVQSSILSGFLNFAFGAIFFASGGMRLLLDVMVQSYRMLPRGSSLEGIHWEQAGDLLVVLMQNSILLAAPVMLVMMIAEMLLGVFARYCPQLNPFSLSLTIKSFIAFAVLLFYGFHSLSEKPLHMFSLSAFQQFLP
- the sctS gene encoding type III secretion system export apparatus subunit SctS, which produces MSQVLFIGNSALLVVLKLTAVPIAFATTVGIIVGLFQTIMQIQEQTLPFGLKMLAVFASIFMLMEWFSAEMMNFATQAFYMAFR
- a CDS encoding EscR/YscR/HrcR family type III secretion system export apparatus protein, producing MLSNDISLIALLSFFTLLPFIIAGGTCFIKFSIVLVMVRNALGIQQVPSTLTLNGVALILSAFVMMPVCQKISGYIEANHIDFNDSRSVTQLMDQGLGSYRAYLVNYSDHELIRFFYKVQQQKSGEPAPEVEDHELTALPLMTLMPAYALSEIQSAFKIAFYLYVPFVVIDMVVSSILLALGMMMMSPVTISIPVKLILFVSMNGWSLLTKGLIAQYADLMTS
- a CDS encoding FliM/FliN family flagellar motor switch protein, which produces MSLRGHLRKPDGRQLTLELLRNHHPGSDIVGFSGQERYLQVQLEDKQGSRAQAWLSVDAWLGYMEIHLPGIPWSEVPLSYLARWLNHLGLSFLIGEQVWDAAQITLPADTLPAKALAIPAEPCPLLCLDWPQSEERALPVPAITAIDVPFQLNYVLGYTALSLAQLADVAAGDLLLIKENLPHLAIGDRRFFKLRYYPNKEVIVEEQLEGHDQEYYEDEVLHDWSSLPVTIEFVLAGQTVTLAELEVIAPGTSLALSPEAEKSIKIYLNKKLFARGELVALENGSLAVEVHHVNPTLPGNRVQPDAE
- a CDS encoding type III secretion system needle length determinant, SpaN/EivJ family, whose protein sequence is MVEKISEVSMSVAMKGASTPDDHTLLKQIAKKKKQDKSSEMPALVAMLPPEMLVQLTTPSARGGGLQKTEKLAVKQAASDSPGLAAELRQTKQGDGLRRQVAQAVAGQMASTDRGSSAVSVRKGEVNGPSVTRASAGASTSGAQSTTPVATQVTTDVSTDVSAEVPAKVATKLHPFATPQHPHVAARANPLIVTSSAPVAEADGQKKPLRNREESGEARPLWQEAKQPESLVAKPGETVAHSRNSPVTLAQLKTQAGLGSGVKSGNDGQTLEVNYQFQRWTGDHSVRVSVPADARRDGNVTLLPSDVRAADVLLRNMGQLTGLSPDLLRPQQERDEQQQQRQQQQQDEDQE